In Cryptomeria japonica chromosome 10, Sugi_1.0, whole genome shotgun sequence, a genomic segment contains:
- the LOC131029036 gene encoding uncharacterized protein LOC131029036: MGNALLQCVKQCSHGDPAIKVMKMDGQILKYEGPMYAEEILCNYPNDAIFHSDSFHRFGGRCRPLWDNTELKAGELYYLIPHPPAKSREFLESSSSETQNQTHHKRCLPRSLSGFRDKKPSIEIIPSPSQDGVVRLKLLISKKELATLMSESTDAMTMVESIVTPLLTEMEAGNPPKASYFSSPAVARSGGGGYSWKPELESIPEINVTLSS; the protein is encoded by the exons ATGGGGAATGCTTTGCTACAATGTGTGAAACAGTGCAGTCATGGAGATCCAGcaataaaagtgatgaaaatgGATGGCCAGATTTTGAAGTATGAAGGTCCAATGTATGCAGAGGAGATTTTATGCAACTACCCAAATGATGCCATCTTCCATTCTGATTCATTCCATCGTTTTGGTGGGCGTTGCAGGCCTTTGTGGGATAATACAGAGTTAAAGGCAGGGGAGCTGTATTATTTGATCCCTCATCCTCCTGCAAAGTCCCGTGAGTTTTTGGAGAGTAGCTCCTCTGAGACTCAGAATCAGACCCACCATAAGAGATGCCTTCCTCGATCTCTGTCTGGTTTCAGAGATAAGAAGCCCTCCATAGAGATCATTCCTTCTCCATCACAAGATGGGGTGGTGAGATTAAAGCTACTGATATCTAAGAAAGAGCTTGCTACTCTTATGTCTGAAAGCACAGATGCCATGACTATGGTGGAGAGTATTGTCACCCCACTTTTGACAGAAATGGAAGCAGGCAACCCACCAAAggcttcttatttttcttctcctGCTGTGGCTAGAAGTGGAGGTGGGGGTTATTCATGGAAGCCTGAACTGGAAAGCATTCCCGAAATCAATGTCACCTT GAGCTCTTAA